The following proteins are co-located in the Nocardia bhagyanarayanae genome:
- a CDS encoding LmeA family phospholipid-binding protein: protein MRKLIIGLLCLAGLAVVVDFGAAAYSEYRVSRTLREGADLSADPEVTIHGFPFLGQAIDGRYQNMVIRAAVVRPDIPGEISVDATLTGVRVSMSDLADGNVRKVPVEKVQAAMRIEPVELGRLFNIPDLQVHSRPADKSDGTGGSGGTGMTTEGALVLTGTLPGSTAQPGKSGAQNGDKVAVQAELTLDGDQVKIVATGFYRSSDTDLTTTAVVPEADRPAVLARFTRTIDTKDLPFGVRPTKVFALGGQILVEGKGENVTIDLDRLQRP, encoded by the coding sequence ATGCGCAAGCTGATCATCGGACTGCTGTGTCTCGCGGGTTTGGCGGTCGTCGTCGATTTCGGCGCCGCGGCTTACTCCGAGTACCGCGTCTCGCGCACCCTGCGCGAGGGAGCCGATCTCAGCGCCGATCCCGAGGTGACCATCCACGGTTTCCCGTTCCTCGGCCAGGCCATCGACGGCCGGTACCAGAACATGGTGATCCGCGCGGCCGTCGTCCGCCCCGACATTCCCGGCGAGATCTCGGTGGACGCGACCCTCACCGGCGTGCGGGTGAGCATGAGCGATCTGGCCGACGGCAACGTGCGCAAGGTGCCGGTGGAGAAGGTCCAGGCGGCGATGCGGATCGAACCGGTCGAACTCGGTCGCCTCTTCAATATTCCCGACCTGCAAGTGCATTCGCGCCCGGCGGACAAATCGGACGGAACGGGCGGCTCCGGCGGCACCGGCATGACGACCGAGGGCGCGCTCGTGCTCACCGGCACGCTGCCGGGCAGCACCGCCCAGCCCGGCAAGTCCGGCGCGCAGAACGGTGACAAGGTCGCGGTGCAGGCCGAGCTGACGCTCGACGGCGACCAGGTCAAGATCGTCGCCACCGGCTTCTACCGCAGCAGCGACACCGACCTCACCACGACCGCCGTCGTCCCCGAGGCCGACCGCCCCGCCGTCCTCGCGCGCTTCACGCGCACTATCGATACGAAGGACCTGCCCTTCGGCGTACGCCCGACGAAGGTGTTCGCACTCGGCGGGCAGATCTTGGTCGAGGGCAAAGGAGAGAACGTGACGATCGACCTGGACCGGCTACAGAGACCATGA
- a CDS encoding FABP family protein, which yields MSDLASEGSNSAERASEQMNGSAPAGKPERGDDVTRRSGDQAVAEAAERAKSTGARNIPVLPDLPLPEDTANLRLGPDLSASMLALLPMVGVWRGEGEGNDPERGDYRFGQQIVVSHDGGDYLSWDSRSWVIEADGGYGGPDLRESGFWRVGIDGNDEVIELLLTHSSGIVELFYGTALTQSSWELATDVVIRSQSGVVVGGAKRLYGIIEGGDLAYVEERVVADGPLEPRLSARLQRYIG from the coding sequence ATGAGTGACCTCGCGAGCGAAGGTTCCAATTCGGCCGAGCGAGCGAGTGAACAGATGAACGGCAGCGCTCCCGCCGGGAAGCCCGAGCGGGGTGACGACGTGACCCGGCGCAGCGGCGACCAAGCCGTGGCCGAGGCCGCCGAACGCGCCAAATCGACCGGCGCTCGCAACATTCCGGTGCTGCCGGACCTGCCGCTGCCCGAGGACACCGCGAACCTGCGACTCGGTCCGGATCTGAGCGCCTCCATGCTGGCCCTGCTGCCCATGGTCGGCGTGTGGCGTGGCGAAGGCGAGGGCAACGACCCCGAGCGCGGGGACTACCGCTTCGGCCAGCAGATCGTCGTCTCGCACGACGGCGGCGACTACCTTTCCTGGGACTCCCGCTCCTGGGTCATCGAGGCCGACGGCGGCTACGGCGGACCCGATCTCCGCGAAAGCGGTTTCTGGCGGGTCGGCATCGACGGCAACGACGAGGTCATCGAGCTCCTGCTCACGCACAGCTCCGGCATCGTCGAACTCTTCTACGGCACCGCGCTCACCCAGTCCTCCTGGGAGTTGGCCACCGACGTGGTGATCCGCAGCCAGTCCGGCGTCGTCGTCGGCGGAGCCAAGCGCCTCTACGGCATCATCGAGGGCGGCGACCTCGCCTACGTCGAAGAGCGCGTCGTCGCCGACGGGCCCCTCGAACCCCGCCTCTCCGCCCGCCTTCAGCGCTACATCGGCTGA
- a CDS encoding ABC transporter ATP-binding protein/permease has protein sequence MARPPVDPRLWRYARSARRYLVLSVALSVVITASIVVTAVTLARVLAGVITDPGARGFGSWTTELAVLTVSVGARVAASWVQARVAHRAGAGVVAELESAVLAAGARLSPRELESRRTELAVVVGTGLSGLRGYLSGYLPALLLAVLVPPIVLAVIAMHDLVSGGIAVVTLPLIPIFMVLIGLLTQGRAAATLEATTRLSDQLLDLFAGMPTLRALGRESAAAGRSRSVREQGADAARSGSGRDGGVGAARVGSGSAEERQGAVSATGRDADVDRTGRESMRSRRGAESAADSDRVGSGQDSARTMAHRVRDLGDALRSRTMRALRIAFLSSMVLELLATLSVALIAVSIGLRLVFGEMELYAGLVALILAPEVYLPLRMVGERFHAAQDGMAAADKAFAILEPDGVGEPTQDSGAARPESLGSVEFRDLGVRARDGLAPDALSVVLRPGAVTVLTGPNGSGKSTAFLAMLGLVRPENGCVLVDGTDVRELDAEAWWARVAWLPQRPVLVPGTLRENLELLGARAADDSDRAAALEAACAATGFDAVLDELPQRWDTVVGAGGTGLSLGQRQRLALTRVLAADRPVLLLDEPTAHLDAESESAVLAALRAKAREGATVVVIGHRASVLAAADHVVHVRASVYDGVSGS, from the coding sequence ATGGCACGTCCGCCCGTCGACCCGCGCCTGTGGCGGTATGCCCGCTCGGCGCGCCGGTATCTGGTGCTGAGCGTCGCGCTGTCCGTGGTGATCACGGCGTCGATAGTGGTCACCGCCGTGACGTTGGCTCGGGTGCTGGCCGGGGTCATCACCGATCCCGGTGCGCGCGGGTTCGGCTCGTGGACAACCGAACTCGCGGTGCTGACCGTGTCCGTCGGTGCGCGAGTGGCGGCGAGCTGGGTGCAGGCCAGGGTGGCGCACCGAGCCGGGGCCGGTGTGGTCGCGGAGCTCGAGTCGGCCGTGCTCGCGGCCGGTGCACGGCTGTCGCCGCGCGAATTGGAGAGCCGGAGAACCGAACTCGCGGTGGTGGTCGGGACCGGTCTCTCGGGATTGCGGGGTTATCTCAGCGGGTATCTGCCCGCACTTTTGCTCGCCGTGCTGGTGCCGCCGATCGTTTTGGCGGTCATCGCGATGCACGATCTGGTGTCCGGCGGGATCGCGGTGGTCACGTTGCCGCTCATTCCGATCTTCATGGTGCTGATCGGGTTGCTGACGCAGGGGCGGGCGGCGGCGACGCTGGAGGCGACGACTCGGCTGTCGGATCAGTTGCTGGACTTGTTCGCCGGGATGCCGACGTTGCGTGCGCTGGGGCGGGAAAGTGCTGCTGCCGGGCGGTCGCGTTCGGTGCGGGAGCAGGGCGCGGATGCTGCTCGGTCCGGCTCCGGACGGGATGGAGGCGTGGGTGCCGCTCGGGTGGGGAGTGGCTCGGCCGAGGAACGGCAGGGCGCGGTATCGGCGACGGGGCGGGATGCGGACGTGGACCGGACCGGGCGCGAGTCGATGCGGTCGCGGCGAGGCGCGGAATCGGCGGCGGATTCGGATCGTGTGGGTAGCGGGCAGGATTCGGCGCGGACCATGGCGCACCGGGTCCGCGATCTCGGGGACGCGCTGCGCTCGCGCACGATGCGGGCGTTGCGGATCGCGTTCCTGTCGTCGATGGTCTTGGAGTTGCTCGCGACGCTCAGCGTGGCGCTGATCGCGGTGTCGATCGGCCTGCGCCTGGTCTTCGGCGAGATGGAGTTGTACGCCGGGCTGGTCGCGCTGATCCTCGCGCCGGAGGTGTATCTGCCGCTGCGGATGGTGGGAGAGCGGTTCCACGCGGCGCAGGACGGGATGGCGGCGGCGGACAAGGCGTTCGCGATTCTCGAGCCGGATGGAGTGGGCGAGCCGACGCAGGATTCGGGTGCGGCGCGACCGGAGTCGCTCGGCAGCGTCGAGTTTCGCGATCTCGGCGTGCGGGCGCGGGACGGGTTGGCGCCGGACGCACTCTCGGTGGTGTTGCGTCCCGGCGCGGTGACCGTGCTGACCGGGCCCAACGGGAGCGGCAAGTCGACGGCGTTCCTCGCGATGCTCGGCCTCGTGCGGCCGGAGAACGGATGCGTGCTCGTCGACGGGACCGATGTGCGCGAGCTGGACGCCGAGGCGTGGTGGGCGCGGGTGGCTTGGCTGCCGCAGCGGCCGGTGCTGGTGCCGGGCACGTTGCGGGAGAACCTGGAACTGCTGGGCGCGCGGGCCGCCGACGATTCGGATCGCGCAGCAGCGCTCGAAGCCGCCTGCGCCGCTACCGGATTCGACGCCGTGCTGGACGAGTTGCCGCAGCGCTGGGACACCGTCGTCGGTGCGGGCGGCACCGGCCTGTCCCTCGGCCAACGCCAGCGCCTCGCGCTGACCAGGGTGCTCGCGGCCGACCGCCCCGTCCTCCTGCTCGACGAGCCGACCGCCCACCTCGACGCCGAGAGCGAGTCCGCCGTGCTCGCCGCCCTCCGGGCCAAAGCCCGCGAGGGCGCCACGGTCGTCGTCATCGGCCACCGCGCCTCGGTTCTAGCCGCCGCGGATCACGTTGTGCACGTGCGAGCCTCGGTCTACGACGGGGTGAGCGGATCATGA
- a CDS encoding ATP-binding cassette domain-containing protein → MWGLLELSPWRVAVAVGWGVLALGSGLGLAALAAWLIARAWQMPPVLDLSVAVVSVRALGISRGLCRYLERLATHDVALRSMTTARTSVYRTLAGSDVWLRRARGTDAEPRSAAPLRRGDLLVRIGSDIDDLGAVVVRALVPIAVAVVLAFAAIGLLATISVAAAVILAVALGVSGILAPWLSARAAREAETAVRADRAEFTAQALTVLDHAAELRVAGRLDAALTAAKKAGERAVAAEDKAASHTASAAAATPLAIGASVLGALLIGIAIYGPNGGSPGAMTPMALTILVLLPLSAFEAVGPLPAAAQAITTARAALRRLSAAEAADPRRESGLRELPELPAGRRIAVVGPSGAGKTTLLMSWAGLFDTPRPDTTFFAEDAHLFGTSVLENLRVARGDITEAEAEKALRAVGLGDWLDSLADGIHTELVGGAAAVSGGQRRRLLLARALLAPARVLLLDEPTEHLEAEDGADLLRALLDPASGLVDPDRTVVVVTHQLPDEHRADAIVHFDASAQVTVEYRADSAPRENTLPTC, encoded by the coding sequence ATGTGGGGTCTGCTGGAGTTGTCCCCATGGCGGGTCGCGGTGGCGGTCGGGTGGGGCGTGCTGGCGCTCGGCAGCGGGCTCGGGCTGGCGGCGCTGGCGGCGTGGCTGATCGCGCGGGCGTGGCAGATGCCGCCGGTGCTGGATTTGAGCGTCGCGGTGGTGTCGGTGCGGGCGCTCGGTATTTCGCGCGGACTGTGCCGGTATCTGGAAAGGCTTGCGACGCACGACGTCGCGCTGCGGTCGATGACCACCGCGCGCACGAGCGTCTACCGCACGCTGGCGGGATCGGATGTGTGGTTGCGCCGGGCGCGCGGTACCGATGCCGAGCCGCGGAGCGCGGCGCCGTTGCGGCGCGGTGATCTGCTGGTCCGGATCGGCAGCGATATCGACGATCTCGGTGCGGTCGTGGTGCGGGCGCTGGTGCCGATCGCGGTCGCTGTCGTGCTGGCGTTCGCCGCGATCGGGCTGCTGGCCACGATCTCCGTCGCGGCGGCGGTGATTCTCGCCGTGGCGCTGGGGGTTTCGGGCATTCTCGCGCCCTGGCTCTCGGCGCGGGCCGCGCGGGAAGCGGAGACGGCGGTGCGCGCCGACCGCGCCGAATTCACCGCGCAGGCGCTCACCGTGCTGGACCACGCGGCCGAACTGCGCGTCGCCGGACGACTGGACGCGGCGCTGACCGCGGCGAAGAAGGCGGGCGAACGCGCGGTCGCCGCCGAGGACAAGGCCGCCTCCCACACCGCTTCGGCCGCCGCGGCGACACCGCTCGCCATCGGGGCCAGCGTGCTCGGCGCCCTGCTCATCGGCATCGCGATCTACGGCCCGAACGGTGGCTCGCCCGGCGCCATGACGCCCATGGCGCTCACGATTCTCGTGCTGCTGCCGCTCTCGGCTTTCGAAGCGGTCGGGCCCCTACCGGCCGCCGCGCAGGCCATCACCACCGCGCGGGCCGCGCTGCGCAGGCTCTCGGCCGCCGAAGCCGCCGACCCGCGCCGCGAGTCCGGCCTGCGCGAACTGCCCGAACTCCCCGCCGGACGCCGCATCGCCGTCGTCGGTCCGAGCGGCGCGGGCAAGACCACGCTGCTCATGTCGTGGGCCGGGCTGTTCGACACCCCTAGGCCCGACACCACCTTCTTCGCCGAGGACGCGCACCTGTTCGGCACGAGCGTCCTGGAGAACCTGCGGGTCGCTCGTGGCGACATCACCGAAGCCGAGGCCGAGAAGGCGCTGCGCGCGGTCGGTCTCGGCGACTGGCTGGATTCGCTGGCGGACGGTATTCACACCGAGCTGGTCGGCGGGGCGGCCGCGGTCTCCGGCGGACAGCGCCGCCGCCTCCTGCTCGCCCGCGCTCTGCTCGCACCGGCCCGGGTCCTGCTGCTCGACGAGCCCACCGAACACCTCGAGGCCGAGGACGGCGCCGACCTGCTGCGCGCCCTGCTCGACCCCGCGAGCGGACTGGTCGATCCGGACCGGACAGTGGTGGTCGTCACGCATCAGCTGCCGGACGAGCACCGGGCCGACGCGATCGTCCACTTCGACGCATCGGCCCAGGTCACGGTCGAATATCGAGCAGATTCCGCCCCGCGCGAAAATACGTTGCCGACCTGCTGA
- a CDS encoding Uma2 family endonuclease translates to MTVEPLPDWVIPPAGGFTVEEFLRMRGLPKHTELIDGSLIFVSPQRKWHRQVLDLFRRELDLQAPPHLRADREMAVKLGKRQMPEPDVIVVTLDAMNREDPDTYYFAEDLVLAVEVVSPDSEERDRETKPLKYSNAGIPHYWRIEGGDGTVVVYVYEIDPATRRYVPTGIFHDRLKVSVPFPIDIDLTAIGQRG, encoded by the coding sequence ATGACCGTTGAGCCGCTGCCCGATTGGGTGATTCCGCCTGCCGGTGGTTTCACTGTCGAGGAGTTTCTACGGATGCGCGGCCTCCCGAAGCACACCGAGCTGATTGATGGGAGTCTCATCTTCGTGAGCCCGCAGCGGAAGTGGCACCGTCAGGTACTCGACCTCTTCCGGCGGGAACTGGACCTACAGGCACCTCCGCATCTCCGGGCCGACCGCGAGATGGCAGTCAAGCTCGGAAAGCGCCAGATGCCGGAGCCGGACGTGATCGTGGTGACGCTCGACGCGATGAACCGCGAGGACCCGGACACTTATTACTTCGCCGAGGATCTGGTCTTGGCCGTCGAGGTTGTCTCACCGGATTCAGAAGAGCGAGATCGCGAAACGAAGCCGTTGAAGTACTCGAACGCCGGCATTCCGCACTACTGGCGGATCGAGGGGGGAGACGGCACCGTTGTGGTGTACGTCTACGAGATCGATCCAGCCACGCGTCGCTATGTCCCAACCGGGATCTTCCACGACCGACTGAAGGTCAGCGTGCCGTTCCCGATCGACATCGACCTGACCGCGATCGGTCAGCGGGGCTGA
- a CDS encoding DUF1416 domain-containing protein: MCAAPTQGQAIPAGVDVEKETVITGRVLSTDGQPVGGAFVRLLDGNGDFTAEVVASGTGDFRFFAAPGSWTVRALSSAGNGSAEVRPEGAGIHAVDVAVAK; encoded by the coding sequence ATGTGTGCAGCACCTACCCAGGGTCAGGCCATCCCCGCAGGCGTCGACGTGGAGAAGGAGACGGTCATCACCGGCCGTGTCCTGAGCACCGACGGTCAGCCGGTCGGCGGCGCGTTCGTGCGGCTGCTCGACGGCAACGGTGACTTCACCGCCGAGGTCGTCGCCTCCGGCACCGGTGACTTCCGCTTCTTCGCGGCTCCGGGCTCGTGGACCGTGCGTGCGCTGTCCTCCGCGGGCAACGGCTCGGCCGAGGTCCGCCCCGAGGGCGCGGGCATCCACGCCGTGGACGTCGCGGTCGCCAAGTAA
- the mshD gene encoding mycothiol synthase — protein MRWADELDADAARAVRELLGRATAADGVAPVSEQAVLSLGEKGAAKHLIAERAGAIVGYANLVAAHGEHPAMTEVAVDPEARKSGVGTELVRAALTEGGAGARVWAHGDRPPAKAVAARLDLVTARELWQMRRPLATPELPELTVPDGIVLRTYSGPVDDAELLRVNNAAFHWHPEQGGWTERDIDVRRAEPWFDPKGLFIATGADDPSRILGFHWTKVHHEENPPAGEVYIVGIDPAAQGRGLGRLLTLAGLHHLRDRGLPEVLLYTEADNTAAVHTYTRLGFTTAHVDVAYAVRERDRT, from the coding sequence CTGCGATGGGCCGACGAGCTGGATGCCGATGCCGCGCGGGCGGTGCGGGAATTGCTCGGCCGGGCCACTGCCGCCGATGGCGTGGCGCCCGTCTCCGAGCAGGCCGTGCTGTCGTTGGGCGAGAAGGGGGCGGCGAAGCATCTGATCGCCGAGCGTGCGGGCGCGATCGTCGGGTACGCCAATCTCGTTGCGGCGCACGGGGAGCACCCCGCGATGACGGAAGTGGCCGTGGATCCCGAGGCACGCAAGAGCGGTGTCGGAACCGAACTCGTGCGGGCCGCGCTGACGGAAGGCGGTGCGGGCGCGCGGGTGTGGGCGCATGGCGATCGGCCCCCTGCCAAGGCGGTCGCGGCGCGGCTCGACTTGGTGACAGCGCGTGAGCTGTGGCAGATGCGCCGCCCGCTGGCAACACCGGAGCTACCGGAGCTGACGGTGCCGGACGGAATCGTTCTGCGCACCTATTCGGGCCCCGTCGACGACGCCGAACTGCTGCGCGTCAACAACGCCGCCTTCCACTGGCATCCCGAGCAGGGCGGCTGGACCGAGCGCGATATCGACGTGCGCCGCGCCGAACCGTGGTTCGACCCGAAAGGCCTGTTCATCGCCACCGGCGCCGACGATCCCTCGCGCATCCTCGGTTTCCACTGGACCAAGGTGCACCACGAGGAGAATCCCCCGGCCGGCGAGGTCTACATCGTGGGCATCGATCCCGCCGCTCAGGGCCGCGGCCTCGGCCGTCTCCTCACCCTCGCGGGCCTGCACCACCTGCGCGACCGCGGTCTCCCGGAAGTCCTGCTGTACACGGAAGCCGACAACACCGCCGCCGTCCACACCTACACCCGCCTCGGTTTCACGACCGCCCATGTCGACGTCGCCTACGCTGTGCGGGAACGCGATCGGACCTGA
- a CDS encoding thioredoxin family protein, translating to MTEITLLALVLITALAVGLALRGRHGKLRATTPVETASARADLLAAVGVTGSGPAVLHFSADWCGPCDAVRRVVAGVATDLAETPRPPQDIEVDIDAEPALAKELNVLSLPTTFVFDIEGKERFRISGVPKAGDLRSALAPLTGQNQS from the coding sequence ATGACCGAAATCACACTGCTCGCTCTCGTTCTGATCACCGCGCTGGCCGTCGGGCTGGCGCTGCGCGGCCGACACGGCAAGTTGCGCGCGACCACGCCCGTCGAAACCGCCTCGGCGCGCGCCGACCTGCTCGCCGCGGTCGGCGTGACCGGTTCGGGTCCTGCGGTGCTGCACTTCTCCGCCGACTGGTGCGGACCGTGCGACGCGGTTCGCCGGGTGGTTGCCGGAGTCGCGACGGATCTGGCCGAGACCCCGCGCCCGCCGCAGGACATCGAGGTCGACATCGACGCCGAACCCGCACTGGCCAAGGAGCTGAACGTGCTGTCGCTGCCGACGACGTTCGTCTTCGACATCGAGGGCAAGGAGCGCTTCCGCATTTCGGGCGTCCCCAAGGCGGGCGATCTCCGCTCCGCGTTGGCCCCCTTGACGGGGCAGAACCAGTCCTGA
- a CDS encoding DUF4395 domain-containing protein yields the protein MSTETRNTSEDQAIPLATDRVDVRGPRFAAWVTTAVLVLVLLAAAVSPVAAAVLIALQAVVFAVGAAAGPRKHPYGRIFATFLAPRLAPTSETEPTPPLRFAQLLGFVFAAVSLLGFVLGSTVVGAVFAGFALFAAFLNAAFGICLGCQIYPLVARFRRTPVSAPN from the coding sequence ATGTCCACCGAAACCCGGAACACTTCCGAAGATCAAGCCATTCCCCTCGCGACCGACCGCGTCGACGTGCGCGGTCCGCGCTTCGCGGCCTGGGTGACCACCGCCGTCCTCGTCTTGGTCCTGCTCGCCGCGGCCGTCTCGCCCGTCGCCGCCGCGGTCCTGATCGCGCTGCAAGCGGTCGTCTTCGCGGTCGGCGCGGCCGCCGGTCCGCGCAAGCACCCGTACGGCCGGATCTTCGCCACGTTCCTCGCGCCGCGCCTCGCCCCCACCAGCGAGACCGAGCCGACGCCGCCGCTGCGATTCGCGCAGCTGCTCGGCTTCGTGTTCGCGGCCGTCAGCCTGCTGGGCTTCGTGCTCGGCTCCACAGTCGTCGGCGCGGTGTTCGCCGGCTTTGCCCTGTTCGCGGCGTTCCTGAACGCGGCGTTCGGGATCTGCCTGGGTTGCCAGATCTATCCGCTGGTGGCCCGCTTCCGCCGGACCCCAGTCTCGGCACCGAACTGA
- a CDS encoding sulfurtransferase translates to MARSDVLVSVDWAEENLNAPGVVFVEVDEDTSAYDGGHIEGAVRLDWKKDLQDQVRRDFVNQEQFSDLLSARGISNDDEVILYGGNNNWFAAYAYWYFKLYGHNNVKLLDGGRKKWELDGRPLSTEAVNRPATQYKASAPDLSIRAFRDEVIAAIGTKNLVDVRSPDEFSGKILAPAHLPQEQSQRPGHIPGAINVPWSKAANEDGTFKSDAELTEIYKEAGLDGEKDTIAYCRIGERSSHTWFVLQELLGHQNVKNYDGSWTEYGSLVGAPIELGA, encoded by the coding sequence ATGGCTCGCTCCGATGTCCTGGTCTCCGTTGACTGGGCCGAAGAGAACCTCAACGCCCCCGGCGTCGTCTTCGTCGAGGTCGATGAGGACACCTCCGCCTACGACGGCGGACACATCGAGGGCGCCGTCCGGCTCGATTGGAAGAAGGACCTGCAGGATCAGGTTCGTCGTGACTTCGTGAATCAGGAGCAGTTCTCCGACCTGCTCTCGGCGCGCGGCATCTCGAACGACGACGAGGTCATCCTCTACGGCGGCAACAACAACTGGTTCGCCGCGTACGCCTACTGGTACTTCAAGCTGTACGGCCACAACAACGTCAAGCTGCTCGACGGCGGCCGCAAGAAGTGGGAGCTGGACGGCCGTCCGCTGTCCACCGAGGCCGTGAACCGTCCCGCCACCCAGTACAAGGCGTCGGCGCCCGACCTGTCGATCCGCGCGTTCCGCGACGAGGTCATCGCGGCCATCGGCACCAAGAACCTGGTCGACGTGCGTTCGCCCGACGAGTTCTCCGGCAAGATCCTCGCTCCCGCGCACCTGCCGCAGGAGCAGAGCCAGCGTCCCGGCCACATCCCGGGCGCCATCAACGTGCCGTGGAGCAAGGCGGCCAACGAGGACGGCACCTTCAAGTCCGACGCCGAGCTCACCGAGATCTACAAGGAAGCCGGTCTGGACGGCGAGAAGGACACCATCGCCTACTGCCGCATCGGCGAGCGTTCCTCGCACACCTGGTTCGTGCTGCAGGAGCTGCTCGGCCACCAGAACGTCAAGAACTACGACGGGAGCTGGACCGAGTACGGCTCCCTCGTCGGTGCACCGATCGAGTTGGGAGCGTAA
- a CDS encoding winged helix-turn-helix transcriptional regulator: MELLLLTSDPNPESVLPSLALLAHNVRPAPTEVASLLEAGTADVALVDARTDLAAARGLCRLLGSTGSSVPVVAVLTEGGLVAVNADWGLDDILLPGTGPAELDARLRLLVGRNGGVASPENTGKITLGELVIDEGTYTARLRGRPLDLTYKEFELLKYLAQHAGRVFTRAQLLQEVWGYDFFGGTRTVDVHVRRLRAKLGSEYESLIGTVRNVGYKAVRPARTAAKGEPVTFPDDDSEGDDSTLTPVNGSVQ; encoded by the coding sequence GTGGAGCTGCTCCTGCTGACCTCCGACCCCAACCCCGAGTCGGTGTTGCCGTCGCTCGCGCTGCTCGCGCACAACGTGCGGCCCGCTCCGACCGAGGTGGCGTCGCTGTTGGAGGCGGGTACCGCCGATGTCGCGCTGGTCGACGCCCGCACCGATCTCGCCGCCGCGCGCGGACTCTGCCGTTTGCTCGGCAGCACCGGCTCGTCGGTGCCGGTCGTCGCGGTGCTCACCGAGGGCGGCCTCGTCGCGGTGAACGCGGACTGGGGTCTGGACGACATCCTGCTGCCCGGCACCGGCCCCGCCGAGCTCGACGCCCGGCTGCGCCTGCTCGTCGGCCGCAACGGTGGCGTGGCGAGCCCCGAGAACACCGGCAAGATCACCCTCGGCGAGCTCGTCATCGACGAGGGCACCTACACCGCCCGGCTGCGCGGCCGCCCGCTCGACCTCACCTACAAGGAGTTCGAGCTCCTCAAGTACCTCGCCCAGCATGCCGGCCGGGTGTTCACCCGCGCCCAGCTGCTGCAAGAGGTGTGGGGCTACGACTTCTTCGGCGGCACCCGCACCGTCGACGTGCACGTCCGCCGCCTGCGCGCCAAGCTCGGCAGCGAATACGAATCGCTCATCGGCACGGTCCGCAACGTCGGCTACAAGGCGGTCCGCCCAGCACGCACCGCCGCCAAAGGCGAGCCCGTCACCTTCCCCGACGACGACTCCGAAGGCGACGACTCCACCCTGACGCCCGTCAACGGCTCGGTGCAGTAG